The Cygnus atratus isolate AKBS03 ecotype Queensland, Australia chromosome 19, CAtr_DNAZoo_HiC_assembly, whole genome shotgun sequence genome includes a window with the following:
- the GOLGA1 gene encoding golgin subfamily A member 1 isoform X1, which produces MFAKLKKKIAEEAAVAPRAGGAARMPRSVSKESITSVGADSGDDFASDGSSSREDLSSQLFRRNEQIRKLEIKLSDYADQIRNLQKIKEKLENALEKHQDSSMRKFQEQNEAHQANRAKMAEGMALALEKKDQEWMEKLGQVEKEKKMLEKQLREMREQSLNLFQKRDEIDELEGFQQQEMAKVKHMLLKKEESLSKAEQELEARTQELAHTKEVLQEASSESSGLRKDLQELQQQFLELEAQRDELRTAETNAENKITALELREQELQTVIQQLSVDLQNAQVAGSGCEKRLEMLQVEHESLKVEYEQHKLKMTFEFAERNKLTEQLQEKVSSLEKKLERNLSGDEHVQELLKEKAALELKLDETRQQILTDRMHHTDTVNQLETQNRELEQKLQITTETLKKIKEAAGEQDLKIQKLQTDLENERNKLQQQISSEKHQYDEKVTELESQIAALETAWEFDKTSTRHKISQLEKENEHLNESREKYESSLKNQESELNRLKKELSSRETVSTEIAKALEETRKQREELQQQVSHLASLIKEKDRLIGEKSDVFLKQKEELNQLRQDHEAVLLQMHQLQSEIEACNSQAVEKEETARKEIDELKLQVQECMLAREHEKNVSDLEESAGALNDEHLHPPENRVMEQNGEIAAADVIQLQKDNRELEQQIAEKNKMIKQLQQRMTELKKTLQKELKIRPDSEVPEVREKTNSEVPNTSVTVTNNSDLNDSREINFEYLKHVVLKFMSCRESEAFHLIKAVSVLLNFSQEEENMLKETLEYKMSWFGSKPSPKGSIRPSISSPRTLWS; this is translated from the exons GCTTCTGATGGAAGCAGCTCTAGAGAGGATCTTTCATCCCAGTTgttcagaagaaatgaacaaataagAAAGCTGGAGATCAAGCTGTCTG ATTATGCTGATCAGATCCGAAACTTGCAGAAGATAAAAGAGAAGCTTGAGAATGCATTAGAAAAGCATCAGGATT CCTCCATGAGGAAGTTTCAAGAGCAGAATGAAGCTCACCAGGCCAACCGAGCCAAGATGGCTGAGGGAATGGCTTTGGCCTTAGAAAAAAAGGACCAG GAGTGGATGGAAAAATTGGGTCAAGTTGAAAAG gaaaaaaaaatgcttgaaaagcaGTTACGAGAAATGAGAGAGCAGAGTTTGAACCTTTTTCAAAAGAGAGATGAAATTGATGAACTGGAAGGCTTTCAACAGCAGGAAATGGCCAAAGTTAAACACATG cttttgaaaaaggaagaatctctgagcaaagcagagcaggaactAGAGGCACGCACTCAAGAGCTAGCCCACACTAAGGAAGTGCTTCAGGAGGCAAGCAGTGAGTCATCAGGCCTACGAAAAGATCTTCAGGAGTTGCAGCAGCAGTTCTTGGAGCTAGAAGCACAGAG AGATGAACTAAGGACAGCTgagacaaatgcagaaaataagatCACTGCTCTGGAGTTACGAGAACAGGAACTACAAACTGTCATTCAGCAGCTTTCTGTAGACTTGCAAAAT GCTCAAGTTGCTGGTTCTGGTTGTGAGAAGAGACTGGAAATGTTACAGGTGGAGCATGAATCTCTGAAGGTGGAATATGAACAACACAAGCTAAAG ATGACTTTTGAATTTGCTGAGAGAAATAAACTTACCgaacagctgcaggaaaaagtGTCCTCTTTGGAAAAGAAGCTAGAAAGAAACCTCTCAGGGGATGAACATGTGCAGGAACTGCTCAAGGAG AAAGCTGCTCTCGAGCTGAAACTGGATGAAACCAGACAGCAGATACTAACAGACAGAATGCATCACACTGATACTGTGAACCAGTTGGAAAcacag AATAGAGAACTGGAACAAAAACTGCAGATCACAACAGAAACGTTGAAAAAGATCAAAGAAGCGGCTGGTGAGCAAGATCTGAAGATCCAGAAGTTG CAAACAgatctggaaaatgaaagaaataaactgcagcagcagataTCAAGTGAGAAACATCAATATGACGAGAAAGTTACTGAGCTGGAGTCTCAAATTGCTGCTCTTGAAACAGCTTGGGAATTTGATAAAACATCTACTCGGCACAAGATA AGCCAgttggagaaggaaaatgaacatcttaatgaaagcagagaaaagtacgagagttctttaaaaaatcaagaGTCTGAACTAAACAGGCTAAAG aaggaaTTAAGCAGCAGAGAGACTGTCAGCACTGAAATTGCCAAAGCACTGGAAGAAACACGAAAACAGAGGGAGGAATTACAACAGCAG GTTTCACATCTGGCTTccttaataaaggaaaaagaccGACTTATTGGTGAaaaatctgatgtttttctgaaacagaaggaagaactaAACCAACTCAGACAAG ATCATGAAGCTGTCTTGCTGCAAATGCACCAGCTGCAATCTGAGATAGAGGCATGTAATAGCCAAGcagtggagaaagaagaaacgGCAAGAAAGGAAATAGATGAGTTGAAGTTGCAGGTACAGGAATGCATGTTGGCCAgagaacatgagaaaaat gtTTCAGATCTAGAAGAATCAGCAGGAGCCTTGAACGATGAGCATTTACATCCTCCAGAAAACCGTGTGATGGAACAGAATGGAGAGATAGCAGCTGCAGATGTCATTCAACTTCAGAAGGATAACAGAGAGCTGGAACAGCAAATTGCTGAGAAAAACAAG ATGataaagcagctgcagcaaagaaTGACGGAACTgaaaaaaaccctccaaaaaGAACTG aaaataaggcCTGACAGTGAGGTACCTGAAGTACGtgaaaaaacaaattctgaagtgCCTAATACTTCTGTGACTGTCACAAACAATTCTGATTTAAATGACTCAAGGGAGATAAACTTTGAATACCTTAAACACGTTGTACTAAAATTCATGTCCTGCCGGGAGTCTGAG GCATTCCATCTAATTAAAGCTGTGTCTGTGTTACTGAATTTTTcgcaagaggaagaaaatatgcttAAAGAAACTTTGGAGTACAAG ATGTCGTGGTTTGGGTCAAAGCCATCTCCTAAAGGCAGTATCCGGCCATCTATCTCGAGCCCAAGGACACTGTGGTCTTAA
- the GOLGA1 gene encoding golgin subfamily A member 1 isoform X2: MFAKLKKKIAEEAAVAPRAGGAARMPRSVSKESITSVGADSGDDFASDGSSSREDLSSQLFRRNEQIRKLEIKLSDYADQIRNLQKIKEKLENALEKHQDSSMRKFQEQNEAHQANRAKMAEGMALALEKKDQEWMEKLGQVEKEKKMLEKQLREMREQSLNLFQKRDEIDELEGFQQQEMAKVKHMLLKKEESLSKAEQELEARTQELAHTKEVLQEASSESSGLRKDLQELQQQFLELEAQRDELRTAETNAENKITALELREQELQTVIQQLSVDLQNAQVAGSGCEKRLEMLQVEHESLKVEYEQHKLKMTFEFAERNKLTEQLQEKVSSLEKKLERNLSGDEHVQELLKEKAALELKLDETRQQILTDRMHHTDTVNQLETQNRELEQKLQITTETLKKIKEAAGEQDLKIQKLQTDLENERNKLQQQISSEKHQYDEKVTELESQIAALETAWEFDKTSTRHKISQLEKENEHLNESREKYESSLKNQESELNRLKKELSSRETVSTEIAKALEETRKQREELQQQVSHLASLIKEKDRLIGEKSDVFLKQKEELNQLRQDHEAVLLQMHQLQSEIEACNSQAVEKEETARKEIDELKLQVSDLEESAGALNDEHLHPPENRVMEQNGEIAAADVIQLQKDNRELEQQIAEKNKMIKQLQQRMTELKKTLQKELKIRPDSEVPEVREKTNSEVPNTSVTVTNNSDLNDSREINFEYLKHVVLKFMSCRESEAFHLIKAVSVLLNFSQEEENMLKETLEYKMSWFGSKPSPKGSIRPSISSPRTLWS; encoded by the exons GCTTCTGATGGAAGCAGCTCTAGAGAGGATCTTTCATCCCAGTTgttcagaagaaatgaacaaataagAAAGCTGGAGATCAAGCTGTCTG ATTATGCTGATCAGATCCGAAACTTGCAGAAGATAAAAGAGAAGCTTGAGAATGCATTAGAAAAGCATCAGGATT CCTCCATGAGGAAGTTTCAAGAGCAGAATGAAGCTCACCAGGCCAACCGAGCCAAGATGGCTGAGGGAATGGCTTTGGCCTTAGAAAAAAAGGACCAG GAGTGGATGGAAAAATTGGGTCAAGTTGAAAAG gaaaaaaaaatgcttgaaaagcaGTTACGAGAAATGAGAGAGCAGAGTTTGAACCTTTTTCAAAAGAGAGATGAAATTGATGAACTGGAAGGCTTTCAACAGCAGGAAATGGCCAAAGTTAAACACATG cttttgaaaaaggaagaatctctgagcaaagcagagcaggaactAGAGGCACGCACTCAAGAGCTAGCCCACACTAAGGAAGTGCTTCAGGAGGCAAGCAGTGAGTCATCAGGCCTACGAAAAGATCTTCAGGAGTTGCAGCAGCAGTTCTTGGAGCTAGAAGCACAGAG AGATGAACTAAGGACAGCTgagacaaatgcagaaaataagatCACTGCTCTGGAGTTACGAGAACAGGAACTACAAACTGTCATTCAGCAGCTTTCTGTAGACTTGCAAAAT GCTCAAGTTGCTGGTTCTGGTTGTGAGAAGAGACTGGAAATGTTACAGGTGGAGCATGAATCTCTGAAGGTGGAATATGAACAACACAAGCTAAAG ATGACTTTTGAATTTGCTGAGAGAAATAAACTTACCgaacagctgcaggaaaaagtGTCCTCTTTGGAAAAGAAGCTAGAAAGAAACCTCTCAGGGGATGAACATGTGCAGGAACTGCTCAAGGAG AAAGCTGCTCTCGAGCTGAAACTGGATGAAACCAGACAGCAGATACTAACAGACAGAATGCATCACACTGATACTGTGAACCAGTTGGAAAcacag AATAGAGAACTGGAACAAAAACTGCAGATCACAACAGAAACGTTGAAAAAGATCAAAGAAGCGGCTGGTGAGCAAGATCTGAAGATCCAGAAGTTG CAAACAgatctggaaaatgaaagaaataaactgcagcagcagataTCAAGTGAGAAACATCAATATGACGAGAAAGTTACTGAGCTGGAGTCTCAAATTGCTGCTCTTGAAACAGCTTGGGAATTTGATAAAACATCTACTCGGCACAAGATA AGCCAgttggagaaggaaaatgaacatcttaatgaaagcagagaaaagtacgagagttctttaaaaaatcaagaGTCTGAACTAAACAGGCTAAAG aaggaaTTAAGCAGCAGAGAGACTGTCAGCACTGAAATTGCCAAAGCACTGGAAGAAACACGAAAACAGAGGGAGGAATTACAACAGCAG GTTTCACATCTGGCTTccttaataaaggaaaaagaccGACTTATTGGTGAaaaatctgatgtttttctgaaacagaaggaagaactaAACCAACTCAGACAAG ATCATGAAGCTGTCTTGCTGCAAATGCACCAGCTGCAATCTGAGATAGAGGCATGTAATAGCCAAGcagtggagaaagaagaaacgGCAAGAAAGGAAATAGATGAGTTGAAGTTGCAG gtTTCAGATCTAGAAGAATCAGCAGGAGCCTTGAACGATGAGCATTTACATCCTCCAGAAAACCGTGTGATGGAACAGAATGGAGAGATAGCAGCTGCAGATGTCATTCAACTTCAGAAGGATAACAGAGAGCTGGAACAGCAAATTGCTGAGAAAAACAAG ATGataaagcagctgcagcaaagaaTGACGGAACTgaaaaaaaccctccaaaaaGAACTG aaaataaggcCTGACAGTGAGGTACCTGAAGTACGtgaaaaaacaaattctgaagtgCCTAATACTTCTGTGACTGTCACAAACAATTCTGATTTAAATGACTCAAGGGAGATAAACTTTGAATACCTTAAACACGTTGTACTAAAATTCATGTCCTGCCGGGAGTCTGAG GCATTCCATCTAATTAAAGCTGTGTCTGTGTTACTGAATTTTTcgcaagaggaagaaaatatgcttAAAGAAACTTTGGAGTACAAG ATGTCGTGGTTTGGGTCAAAGCCATCTCCTAAAGGCAGTATCCGGCCATCTATCTCGAGCCCAAGGACACTGTGGTCTTAA